Proteins encoded by one window of Streptomyces sp. LX-29:
- a CDS encoding DUF4232 domain-containing protein yields the protein MNEGSVGVPRARLALLGGALMVVGLLAGCGSERAADAAHAPGGSPGARLPSDLSVATPSAPPSFPTTACPKSGVLVYTDEGEAAMGLRVMGVRVLNCGTRPYTLNGYPTVRVRDEKRRLAAVEIRRGASPIATIDGFDPGPRAVTLRPGDRAVAKLVWRNTRDDVTRTPVDGRYLDVTPGGGAKRQTVPVVIDLGTTGRLGVSAWAPAPRTPETAHHPEAPPSRR from the coding sequence ATGAATGAGGGTTCGGTCGGTGTGCCTCGGGCACGACTCGCCCTGCTCGGAGGCGCGCTGATGGTGGTCGGGCTGCTCGCCGGATGCGGCTCGGAGCGGGCCGCGGACGCGGCGCACGCCCCGGGTGGGAGCCCCGGGGCACGCCTGCCCTCGGACCTCTCCGTCGCCACCCCCTCCGCCCCGCCCTCCTTCCCCACGACCGCCTGCCCGAAGTCGGGCGTCCTCGTCTACACCGACGAGGGAGAGGCCGCGATGGGCCTGCGGGTGATGGGGGTGAGGGTGCTCAACTGCGGCACTCGCCCCTACACCCTGAACGGCTACCCCACCGTCCGCGTCCGGGACGAGAAGCGACGGCTGGCGGCGGTCGAGATCCGGCGCGGAGCGTCGCCCATCGCCACCATCGACGGCTTCGACCCGGGCCCACGAGCCGTGACACTGCGCCCCGGCGACCGGGCGGTGGCCAAACTGGTCTGGCGGAACACCAGGGACGACGTCACGAGGACACCGGTCGACGGACGCTATCTGGACGTCACCCCCGGCGGGGGCGCGAAGCGGCAGACCGTGCCCGTCGTGATCGACCTCGGCACCACCGGCAGGCTGGGCGTCAGTGCCTGGGCGCCCGCGCCGCGGACGCCGGAGACCGCCCACCACCCCGAGGCGCCCCCGTCGCGAAGGTAG
- a CDS encoding sigma-70 family RNA polymerase sigma factor codes for MDQQDPWAEQAVRDDLAGVLPVDYAAFHSQHHRAYLRYAYLQLGSRERAAQTVEDVFTHLLRVWGHVLRQPSAEAYAWAALKEAVIRRLEALDRPVALVETAAFAALRESSRTRLELLESRLGLYTAIAKLPERHYDVIVLVFVLGYPQQKAAQMMGVSYATVRSHVRGARRRLARELGFAWPPGESPGEPSGESTAEEMGK; via the coding sequence GTGGACCAGCAGGACCCCTGGGCCGAGCAGGCGGTGCGTGACGATCTGGCGGGGGTGCTCCCCGTCGACTACGCGGCCTTCCACTCCCAGCACCATCGCGCGTATCTGCGCTATGCGTATCTGCAGTTAGGCAGCCGTGAGCGGGCCGCCCAGACCGTCGAGGACGTGTTCACCCATCTGCTGCGGGTCTGGGGCCACGTCCTGCGCCAGCCCAGCGCCGAGGCGTACGCGTGGGCGGCGCTGAAGGAGGCGGTCATACGTCGGCTGGAGGCGCTGGACCGGCCCGTCGCGCTGGTGGAGACGGCCGCCTTCGCGGCGCTGCGGGAGTCGAGTCGGACCCGTCTGGAGCTGCTGGAGTCACGCCTCGGCCTCTACACGGCCATCGCCAAACTGCCCGAACGCCACTACGACGTGATCGTGCTCGTTTTCGTGCTCGGCTATCCCCAGCAGAAGGCCGCCCAGATGATGGGCGTCTCCTACGCCACCGTGCGCTCGCATGTGCGCGGCGCACGGCGTCGGCTGGCCCGGGAGCTCGGGTTCGCCTGGCCCCCCGGTGAGTCCCCCGGTGAGCCCTCCGGAGAGTCCACCGCAGAGGAGATGGGGAAGTGA
- a CDS encoding choice-of-anchor A family protein gives MRAILGRLRGRPWATIAGCVVVAASAPALALGLGPGGAAPEGAVVVSAAPLPGGLGPCVPGTCPDPYPGVGNGPMVGRDRGVNVFAGGDFLVRGHAAGAEGKLVVLGDFDLNKAAGDSAVYQVGAVDVGSRVPPPEGSDFLSIGGDVTVAGGQRLLADGGVVRPAGTTTGTVAGTAVRDPNAIAPYAALRDQLSEASRCYARDGDGPRPATGTAVNTGEATVLTGDGSSSLQVFNVDFDLVGPGGREQGVRFAGIPADATILVNVLGSNRVINTSSGGVDDTADPLNGYRDRLLWNFPDATGVELRGTGQFQGSLLIGERRSQTTVSLPGVNGRFFTTGSVTHTSAATDGGGQGFHAYPFNGDLPDCGGVGPNTGRVGIVQTDAVDGSPLPGAEFELWRETNDEPGLQTGDDASDTLVGEVCSTGPDGGCARTVEPGTYYWREIAAPHGYDLPEDPVFGPLTLTEDNVEQGVAVTAGNSRSPEPPGPTGTLRVVKTDAVSGRHLHGAAFELWRESNNVPGPQTTGSPADTRVGPACATDADGHCAFSELPLGSYYLKEAAVPPGYVLPGQPVTGPYPLTEENAEDGVTAVIPNERTGAGTAQDGGDDEEDEDDTDDRDG, from the coding sequence ATGAGAGCGATCCTTGGTCGGCTGCGGGGCCGCCCCTGGGCCACCATCGCCGGCTGTGTCGTCGTCGCCGCCTCGGCGCCGGCGCTGGCACTCGGGCTGGGGCCGGGGGGCGCCGCGCCGGAGGGCGCCGTGGTGGTCAGTGCGGCGCCACTGCCGGGCGGGTTGGGCCCGTGCGTGCCGGGGACCTGCCCCGACCCGTACCCCGGGGTGGGCAACGGGCCCATGGTGGGCCGGGACAGGGGCGTCAACGTCTTCGCGGGCGGCGACTTCCTCGTCCGTGGGCACGCGGCCGGGGCCGAGGGGAAGCTCGTGGTGCTCGGCGACTTCGATCTGAACAAGGCGGCCGGTGACAGCGCCGTCTACCAGGTCGGTGCGGTGGACGTGGGCTCCCGGGTCCCGCCCCCGGAGGGCTCGGACTTCCTCTCCATCGGTGGCGATGTGACGGTGGCCGGCGGGCAGCGGCTGCTCGCGGACGGCGGGGTGGTACGGCCCGCGGGCACCACCACCGGCACCGTCGCGGGCACGGCCGTGCGGGACCCGAACGCGATCGCCCCGTACGCCGCGCTCCGTGACCAGCTGAGCGAGGCCAGCCGGTGCTACGCGCGGGACGGCGACGGGCCGCGACCGGCGACCGGCACCGCGGTCAACACTGGTGAGGCGACGGTCCTCACCGGCGACGGCAGCTCCTCGCTCCAGGTCTTCAACGTCGACTTCGACCTGGTCGGGCCGGGTGGGCGAGAGCAGGGCGTGCGGTTCGCCGGCATCCCCGCGGACGCCACCATCCTGGTCAACGTCCTCGGCTCCAACCGGGTGATCAACACCTCCAGTGGGGGCGTCGACGACACCGCCGACCCGCTCAACGGCTATCGCGACCGACTGTTGTGGAACTTTCCCGACGCCACCGGCGTGGAGCTGCGGGGCACCGGCCAGTTCCAGGGCAGTCTCCTGATCGGCGAGCGGCGCTCCCAGACGACGGTCTCGCTGCCCGGCGTCAACGGCCGCTTCTTCACCACCGGCTCGGTCACCCACACCAGCGCGGCGACCGACGGCGGGGGCCAGGGGTTCCACGCGTACCCCTTCAACGGCGACCTGCCCGACTGCGGCGGCGTGGGGCCGAACACCGGACGGGTCGGCATCGTCCAGACCGACGCCGTCGACGGCAGTCCGCTGCCCGGGGCGGAGTTCGAGCTGTGGCGGGAGACCAACGACGAGCCCGGCCTGCAGACGGGGGACGACGCCTCCGACACCCTGGTGGGCGAGGTCTGCTCCACCGGCCCGGACGGCGGCTGCGCCCGCACGGTGGAGCCGGGCACGTACTACTGGCGCGAGATCGCCGCGCCGCACGGCTACGACCTCCCCGAGGACCCCGTCTTCGGGCCGCTCACCCTCACCGAGGACAACGTCGAACAGGGCGTCGCCGTCACCGCCGGCAACTCCCGCTCGCCGGAACCCCCCGGTCCGACCGGCACGCTCCGGGTCGTCAAGACGGACGCGGTGAGTGGTCGGCACCTTCACGGGGCCGCCTTCGAGCTGTGGCGGGAGAGCAACAATGTCCCGGGGCCGCAGACCACCGGCTCCCCGGCCGACACCCGCGTCGGCCCCGCCTGCGCCACGGACGCGGACGGGCACTGCGCCTTCTCCGAGCTGCCGCTCGGCAGCTACTACCTCAAGGAGGCCGCGGTTCCGCCGGGGTATGTGCTGCCCGGTCAGCCGGTGACCGGCCCGTACCCGCTGACCGAGGAGAACGCCGAGGACGGCGTCACCGCCGTGATCCCCAACGAGCGGACCGGGGCCGGCACGGCCCAGGACGGCGGGGACGACGAGGAGGATGAGGACGACACGGATGACAGGGACGGCTGA
- a CDS encoding YncE family protein, producing MDSDQAKPQTTRQADDQAPNAHAGDSADDRTSDRDALAVVSQSGPTLTFFDAHTYRREQTLRLPAEPHEACFDPDRRLLYVVSTYVSGYYHDHRGRARQLSVVDPDTRRLVDVVDLGPDHAPHGLALDRARNRLYVSVEATDTEPGGVLILDTRTRRRIGRIPTMAPGPHWFAITPDGRLGYATNKEAPYVSVVDLENDRFAGRVEVPGSEGLDVSPDGRHVYVAAPKGDFRAHLAGEPGPRPGLRVIETATGRVVRTLPTEGVVFPVHTTATGAVLAGELRMAEGPGGALGTHTDGVLTVFAPDTLEPVGQVTVGRFPLTITSSPDGTLGFVANVMSSTVTVVDLHRLQVVTTLGVDHAGEAGAHGLAYLPAAPAGPRPHPPAA from the coding sequence ATGGACTCCGACCAGGCGAAACCCCAGACGACCCGCCAAGCCGACGACCAGGCGCCGAACGCCCACGCGGGCGACAGCGCGGACGACCGCACGAGCGACCGCGACGCGCTGGCCGTGGTCAGCCAGAGCGGCCCGACCCTCACCTTCTTCGACGCCCACACCTACCGGCGGGAGCAGACGCTGCGTCTGCCCGCCGAGCCGCACGAGGCGTGTTTCGACCCGGACCGGCGGCTGCTGTACGTCGTCAGCACCTATGTGTCCGGGTACTACCACGACCACCGCGGTCGCGCCCGACAGCTGAGCGTGGTCGACCCCGACACCCGCCGACTGGTCGACGTCGTCGACCTCGGCCCGGATCACGCGCCGCACGGCCTGGCCCTGGACCGCGCGCGGAACCGGCTCTACGTCAGCGTCGAGGCCACCGACACCGAGCCGGGCGGCGTACTGATCCTCGACACGCGCACCCGGCGCCGGATCGGTCGGATCCCGACCATGGCGCCGGGCCCGCACTGGTTCGCCATCACCCCGGACGGCCGGCTCGGCTACGCCACCAACAAGGAGGCCCCGTACGTCTCCGTCGTCGACCTGGAGAACGACCGGTTCGCCGGCCGGGTCGAGGTCCCCGGCAGCGAGGGGCTGGACGTCTCACCCGACGGCCGCCACGTCTATGTCGCCGCGCCGAAGGGGGACTTCCGAGCCCACCTCGCCGGGGAGCCGGGGCCGCGGCCCGGACTGCGCGTCATCGAGACCGCCACCGGGCGCGTGGTGCGGACACTGCCCACCGAGGGAGTGGTCTTCCCCGTCCACACCACGGCCACCGGCGCGGTGCTCGCCGGCGAGCTGCGGATGGCCGAGGGGCCGGGCGGCGCCCTGGGCACCCACACCGACGGGGTGCTGACCGTCTTCGCCCCCGACACCCTCGAACCGGTCGGCCAGGTGACGGTGGGGCGCTTCCCCCTCACCATCACCTCCTCCCCGGACGGCACCCTGGGCTTCGTGGCCAACGTCATGTCCAGCACCGTGACGGTCGTCGACCTCCACCGACTCCAGGTGGTCACCACACTCGGCGTGGACCACGCCGGCGAGGCGGGCGCTCACGGGCTCGCCTACCTCCCCGCGGCCCCCGCCGGGCCGAGGCCGCACCCTCCCGCGGCCTGA